A genome region from Hoplias malabaricus isolate fHopMal1 chromosome 8, fHopMal1.hap1, whole genome shotgun sequence includes the following:
- the rtn4rl2a gene encoding reticulon-4 receptor-like 2a, translating to MDTSSVTRSSFTHSFKSALTLWLIMWLLVVKPSPVQACPHLCVCYPSPMTVSCQAQNFSSVPTGVPYDSQRVFLQNNRITELRVGSFGFGTQVLWLFSNNITWIEAGAFSELRDLEELDLGDNPHLRRLEGGAFRGLEKLQSLHMHRCRLAALPHDIFHKLYSLQFLYLQENQLHFLQDDLFADLINLSQLFLHGNRIRTLSENVFRGLVNLDRLLVHDNRIRQVNRRAFRDLGRLTMLFLFNNSLAELPGQAMRDVESIQFLRLNNNPWSCGCEARPLWEFFRANRVSSSELLCASPAPRRGLDLRFLREMDFALCPLPDPGSLAGTTTTTFSTKTRWWFSKHKPVSSTKGIFEKSSETVKAHPYSGKPSITSTSTKYELGEEEALLPKLDPEEYWANYGNEDAGITSLRCFELECPPDIDTLPPFSSSSHSYPSSLLLLTMSILTVCVHLLFG from the exons GTGCTCTGACACTCTGGCTGATTATGTGGCTGCTGGTGGTGAAGCCGTCGCCTGTGCAGGCCTGTCCTCATCTGTGCGTGTGCTACCCGTCTCCAATGACTGTGAGCTGCCAGGCGCAGAACTTCAGCTCCGTGCCCACCGGCGTGCCCTATGATTCCCAACGCGTCTTTCTGCAGAACAACCGCATCACCGAACTGAGAGTGGGATCTTTTGGCTTTGGGACTCAG GTCCTGTGGCTGTTTTCGAACAACATCACCTGGATTGAGGCTGGTGCCTTCAGTGAGCTGCGTgacctggaggagctggaccTGGGTGACAACCCTCACCTGCGTCGCCTGGAGGGCGGAGCTTTCCGCGGCCTTGAGAAGCTGCAGAGTCTGCACATGCACCGCTGCCGCCTGGCCGCCCTCCCCCACGACATCTTCCACAAGCTCTACAGCCTGCAGTTCCTCTACCTGCAGGAGAACCAGCTCCACTTCCTCCAGGACGACCTGTTCGCAGATCTCATCAACCTCAGCCAGCTCTTCCTGCACGGCAACCGCATCCGCACGCTCTCCGAGAACGTGTTCCGTGGCCTGGTCAACCTGGACCGCCTGCTCGTGCACGACAACCGCATCAGACAGGTCAACCGCCGCGCCTTCCGCGACCTGGGCCGTCTCACCATGCTCTTCCTCTTCAACAACTCTCTGGCTGAGCTGCCCGGTCAGGCCATGCGCGATGTGGAGTCCATCCAGTTCCTGCGCCTTAACAACAACCCCTGGTCCTGTGGCTGTGAGGCTCGTCCTCTCTGGGAGTTCTTCAGGGCCAACCGTGTCTCCAGCTCTGAGCTGCTGTGTGCTTCTCCTGCTCCCAGACGCGGCCTGGATCTGCGCTTCCTCCGTGAGATGGACTTCGCCCTCTGCCCCCTGCCTGACCCCGGCTCCCTGGCCGGaactaccaccaccaccttcAGCACCAAGACCCGCTGGTGGTTCTCCAAGCACAAGCCTGTCAGCTCCACCAAGGGCATCTTCGAGAAGAGCTCTGAAACGGTGAAGGCCCATCCCTACTCTGGCAAACCCTCTATCACGTCCACGTCTACGAAATACGAGCTGGGTGAAGAAGAGGCGCTGCTCCCCAAGCTGGACCCAGAAGAGTACTGGGCCAACTACGGCAACGAGGACGCAGGCATCACTTCCCTACGCTGCTTCGAGCTGGAGTGCCCTCCTGACATTGACACCCTTCCACccttctcttcttcctctcacTCCTATCCCTCCAGTCTGTTGCTGCTCACCATGTCCattctgactgtctgtgtccaTCTCCTCTTCGGCTGA